One region of Citrus sinensis cultivar Valencia sweet orange chromosome 6, DVS_A1.0, whole genome shotgun sequence genomic DNA includes:
- the LOC127903112 gene encoding uncharacterized protein LOC127903112 codes for MLKLVEKNSWGGKMILKWKKEDVVIEQEGFLPSISFSQKVHEQLIKPWQSTVVVKLLGRMIGYKALCSRLEILWPNIGRYSVINLDNGYFLVKFRKEGDADFVLTQGPWIVSGHYLTVQLWSPHFDSSNEKIDKITALIRLPSMPLHYYHKKIIRMLGHVIGKIIKIDCNTELATRGKFAHIAVEVSLESPLISQFLLDGRIQRVEYEALPTICFGCAKYRHTSSSCLDKLILEARGEKMNDMASGETTKGNSDVSPAVVTPDNPRFGP; via the coding sequence ATGCTGAAGTTGGTAGAGAAGAATTCATGGGGAGGGAAAATGATATTGAAATGGAAAAAGGAGGATGTGGTCATTGAACAGGAAGGCTTTTTaccttcaatttctttttcacaaAAAGTCCATGAGCAACTCATAAAACCATGGCAATCTACTGTGGTGGTGAAACTTCTTGGCCGCATGATTGGATACAAAGCGCTTTGCTCACGGCTAGAAATCTTGTGGCCTAATATTGGCAGATACTCTGTTATAAATTTGGACAATGGCTATTTTCTCGTTAAGTTCAGGAAGGAAGGTGATGCTGATTTTGTTCTTACACAAGGGCCATGGATTGTTTCGGGGCATTACCTGACCGTTCAGCTATGGTCGCCTCATTTCGATAGTTCGAATGAAAAGATTGATAAAATCACTGCATTGATAAGGCTTCCAAGTATGCCTCTACATTATTACCATAAAAAGATCATTAGAATGTTGGGGCATGTTATTGGAAAGATAATCAAAATTGATTGTAATACGGAATTGGCGACGAGAGGTAAGTTTGCCCATATTGCAGTGGAAGTATCCCTTGAGAGTCCTTTAATCTCTCAATTTTTACTGGATGGAAGAATCCAAAGGGTTGAATATGAAGCACTTCCAACAATATGCTTTGGATGTGCAAAGTATAGACACACCTCTTCCTCATGCCTGgataaattgattttggaaGCAAGAGGGGAAAAGATGAATGATATGGCTTCAGGTGAAACTACCAAGGGAAATTCAGATGTCTCGCCAGCGGTGGTTACTCCGGACAATCCAAGATTTGGTCCTTAG